The genomic segment TTACCGAAAACGATTCAATTAGAGAAGTTCTATTGTTCCCTCAACTAAAAGCTGTTTCCCAAAAATAATTAATTTTAAAAAGATGTTTTCTTGAAAAAAGAAGCGTCTTTTTTATATTCTATTTTGATTTCTATTGCGTCAACTACCAAACAAAAAGTTGCACTCTTCACGAATAAAGAAAATAATTTGTTAAAATTATCCTAATTTACTATGAAAAAAGTATTTAACAAAAATATGTTTTTCATTAGCATAACTACAACATGTAGTTTGGTTTGTTTAGTCACCTTAGTTTCGACTAGTTTTCCCAAAGTTAATTTAATAGTTGCCTCTGGTTCTAGTAGTATGCAGCCATTACTTAACGCCCTAATTAATCAGCAAAATCAAAAAAATTTAGAAGTAAATGTTCAACCTCGTGGTTCAGTTTTTGGTATTAACAAATTAATGGCAGATGAAACTACTTTGGCTTTGTCTTCAAAGTCACCACGCAAGGATATTAAGAGATTTTCGCTTTTAGAGAAATGAACCGCCAAAGAAATAAAAACAACAACCATCGGTCTTGAAGGGATTGGAATTTTAGCAAAACTTCCAGCTGACGCTTCGGCTAATGATTATGAGATTAATGAAGCTAATATTAGTAAACTATACGAAGCATTTGCGGGACACAAACAAGTTGCTCTTAGCGAATTTTCAGCTAAAAAAGCCACTGAAGACGATAAATATTTTCTTAAACCATTTGCTAGAGATGGCGGTGCTTTTAATTCTGGAACTGCCGAAAGTTTTCTAGAAAATAGTGGCTTTAAAAATTTAAATATTAGTAGCACTGATCTTGTTTCTTTAGAAGGCAAGCAAAATTATGGTAATTTTACTAAGACAACCGCTGAAAGTAATTCCGAAGCCTTCAGTTATTTTTCAAAAGAAGGTAAAGAAGTTGGATCCATTACTTATCTTTCATTAGGATATATCTTAAAGAATCTTGAAAAAATTAAAGCGATGGGTTACACGCTTTTAAATGTGCGTTATCAAAATGAAATAATTGAACCCAATAATCGTAATATTGAGCTAAACAAGTATCGCTGATGAAGACCGTTTAACGTTTTAACTTCGCTTAAAAGTATTAATAAAACTACTAAGGAATTTCTTGAGCGAATTCTTTTTGACAATAATGATGAAGTTTTTGCTAGTTTAGGAGTTTTGAAAACTCCACCTGCTTTACTTAAGAAAATGTATCACCTCAGTGAACAAGAGTTTAATGACCCTAACTTTGATTTTAAAAAGCATCTTGATAAATTTTATGTAGCAGATAGTAAGCTAAAATCTTATGGGGTTGAAAATGAATAAAAAAGCCACGATAAAAAATAGTATTCTTAAAAATAGCAGCCTAATAATTACTATTTTTGGACTTTTTATTTTATTCTTAATTTTAATTAGTATTTTTGTTGAGGCACTTCCTGGTTTTAAGGCTTACGGCTGAAGTATTCTGGGAATTAAATATAATTTGCCTAATGGTCAAGCCGGTATTATTTTGCCCTTGTTAACGTCATTCATTATTGTTTCTCTTAGTGTGCTGATTGCTACGTTTATCGGTATTAAAGTGGCATTTTTTCTTAAATTTAGATCGCCAAATTGGTTTTATAAATGTAGCAAATTTTTAATTGACATTTTTTCGGTAATGCCTTCGGTTGTGATTGGAGTTTTTGCTTCGCTTTCACTTAGCAAATTATTAGAATTACTAAATTTTGCTACTACTTTAAACGTTGTTACTGCGATTTTAATGCTTGCAATTATGACGCTTCCAACTATTATTAATTTTCTCTTGCTTTCTTTAGAAACACTTGAACCTTCATTACTAGAATCAGCACTTTCTTTAGGGCTTAGCAAAACAAGAGCAATTTATAAAATTATCAAAGCTAAGTATCGCGAAAATATTTTTGCAACTGTCATGTTTGCCTTTGCAAAAGCATTAGGCGAAAGTATGGCCCTTAATTTTATTTTGACTAGTCAAAGCTACAATAATGTTTATGGCTCGGGGTTTAGTGCCTTCTGACTTAGTGGGTTAAAAACGATTGCCTCACTAATTTCTTATAATGCTTTTGCCGAAAATGGCACCGAAGCTTTTAGAGGGATTTTATTTACTTATGCACTAATTCTTTTTGCATTGGTTATGCTATTTAATAGTGTTTCTTTGATGATTTTAAAACCAACTAAAATACACAAAAAAGCTAAACAAAAAGAAATTGAAAACAAAGCTATTGATGATGTAAAAATGCTTAATGATAATCAATGAAAATTCAATAACAATTACTATATAGAAAAAGCTTATGATAGATATAAAAAAATTGGTGAATGAATTTCAATTTCAGTTTTTTATATAGTAATTTTTTGAGTTTTTGGATTCATAATCTTAAATGGGCTTAAAGCATTAGCGACCACTGGCAGCACACTTTTTGATTTTTCAGCAAATTCTACTGGTAGAGCGTTTGTTAATACACTTGTAATTTTATTGTTATCTTTAGCAATCATCCTTCCATTTACTTTCTTTTCCGCAATCTACATTAATGAATATCTAAAGAATAAAAAGATAAAAAATTTCATTCTCTTTACATTGGATAGCTTTCAAGCCACACCATCAATTATCTTTGGCCTCTTTGGTTATAACTTTTTTGTCAACACCTTAAAAGTATCAGGCACTGGGTTTAATAATAATTCTTTAATTGCCGGAATTCTAACTTTATTGCTTTTAATCTATGCACCGTTAACAAGAGCCTTTCAGCAAAATCTAAATTTACCTAAAAAAGAACTTTGAGAAAACGCTCTTGCCTTAAACATTACTAAGCAAAAATATTTATTTAAAATCCTAATTCCTTCAATAGCATTTTCGATGCTCTTTGCTTTTTTTAATAATATTAATAAAGTAATTGTTGAAGCAGCGCCATTATTTTTAACAGCTGGATTAAGCTCTAGTTCAAGGTTCGGTCTTAATTTATGGGGTCAAACCCTAACGACACGGATTTATGCACAATTGTTTTCGAATAGCGCTCAAGCGCAAAATATCATGTACGAAGTCGCTTTTATTACTTTTATTTTCATCATTCTCCTCACGGTTTTTATAAGAATTGTGCTACCTAGAATCAAAAAACTGGTAAATGCTAAGAAAGGAGTTAAATATGCAAAATAATTCATTAAGCAAAATTAGGCACATTATCTTTAGCAAAAATGATGCAAAAACTAAAAAACAAAGTTTAATTGAATTTTCAAAAAACACTAAAGATATGGATAAACTATCACTTCAAGTTACTAAAAAAATTATTAAAAAACTTGATAAAAATTCGACAACTCCTTTTGTTTGCAATGATTTCAATTTTGAAAATGTTTATGAAATTCAGAATTATTTTTATAAATATTCTAAAAAAGCTAATTTTAGTTTAGAAGATATTTGTTTAACAATTAAGGCAAACAAAATTACCACTTTCATTGGCCCTTCGGGTTCAGGAAAAAGTACTTTGCTTAGGTCACTTAATAAAATAAGTTTTGAAGGAACTAAGGCCGCT from the Metamycoplasma arthritidis genome contains:
- a CDS encoding substrate-binding domain-containing protein, encoding MKKVFNKNMFFISITTTCSLVCLVTLVSTSFPKVNLIVASGSSSMQPLLNALINQQNQKNLEVNVQPRGSVFGINKLMADETTLALSSKSPRKDIKRFSLLEKWTAKEIKTTTIGLEGIGILAKLPADASANDYEINEANISKLYEAFAGHKQVALSEFSAKKATEDDKYFLKPFARDGGAFNSGTAESFLENSGFKNLNISSTDLVSLEGKQNYGNFTKTTAESNSEAFSYFSKEGKEVGSITYLSLGYILKNLEKIKAMGYTLLNVRYQNEIIEPNNRNIELNKYRWWRPFNVLTSLKSINKTTKEFLERILFDNNDEVFASLGVLKTPPALLKKMYHLSEQEFNDPNFDFKKHLDKFYVADSKLKSYGVENE
- a CDS encoding ABC transporter permease subunit, coding for MNKKATIKNSILKNSSLIITIFGLFILFLILISIFVEALPGFKAYGWSILGIKYNLPNGQAGIILPLLTSFIIVSLSVLIATFIGIKVAFFLKFRSPNWFYKCSKFLIDIFSVMPSVVIGVFASLSLSKLLELLNFATTLNVVTAILMLAIMTLPTIINFLLLSLETLEPSLLESALSLGLSKTRAIYKIIKAKYRENIFATVMFAFAKALGESMALNFILTSQSYNNVYGSGFSAFWLSGLKTIASLISYNAFAENGTEAFRGILFTYALILFALVMLFNSVSLMILKPTKIHKKAKQKEIENKAIDDVKMLNDNQWKFNNNYYIEKAYDRYKKIGEWISISVFYIVIFWVFGFIILNGLKALATTGSTLFDFSANSTGRAFVNTLVILLLSLAIILPFTFFSAIYINEYLKNKKIKNFILFTLDSFQATPSIIFGLFGYNFFVNTLKVSGTGFNNNSLIAGILTLLLLIYAPLTRAFQQNLNLPKKELWENALALNITKQKYLFKILIPSIAFSMLFAFFNNINKVIVEAAPLFLTAGLSSSSRFGLNLWGQTLTTRIYAQLFSNSAQAQNIMYEVAFITFIFIILLTVFIRIVLPRIKKLVNAKKGVKYAK